Proteins found in one Nostoc sp. NIES-3756 genomic segment:
- a CDS encoding EamA family transporter, whose translation MGRFEKRPDNDPRVRGELSRAAETALWAVVEDLDSLKQNVLKSFQEEIKKLQTEKEQLTDEIQQLIEEKEHLQEVRRITEQQVLIRQLSEALAKHICSQLQSSLAKIASQTESQIAALKSAQIIAPAAENNEQVEKMLGSLDDNLTIAFNSLQQELKNYQSNLSQQLSRMYSQQQEGETIVEDLITRLRGELTKAIQETSQVSVKLSPPTVLQPSEPQPPTPQTVVINSPPTVLQLEQQASTPLQTPAPVEEARAVKQSIIITPENSTPTPQETPQKPQSVIPKVSPESETKSPPSPEKPPEPLSVISRELAATAPKSSPTTEKPPESVSTTKTQLPPTTEKPPEPVSTTKTQLPPTTEKPPESVSTTKTQLPPTTEKPPEPVSTSKTKFSPSTEKPPEPVSVLNRDSSQTRTSSPPPVSVVRRGSTSSSSRSRRSSNLSPVQVGFLLVVLSTVLSSLYNIVLKGMFYKSSQLSSALEVAGLISPTLGNIMLILTLRLMVVVPLMILLAPIMYPQVWQDLQNLKQSLGNNQSATNPKPQRLLQLVFASGCFLFLSQVLIYFAIGQVATGVAIALFFAYPLINGLLSWLLFRDRPGVFRISAIGAIFCGELLVFSGVTNTSIVGNPFGTLTAILAGAAFACYLILTRICATKVHPVCLSLINFVTMLGLSFIFLMLPLPDNWTLIINRSKLLEIVLSAFILGVLTLLSYVFSHIGVSKLGGLRSAIISAGVPILTVIFAGLVLQETLNIVQVFGVLFVTFGTAAFSVGKIPNSNKPSSAES comes from the coding sequence ATGGGGCGATTTGAGAAGCGACCAGACAACGACCCGCGAGTCCGAGGTGAGTTATCCAGGGCAGCAGAAACAGCTCTATGGGCTGTTGTGGAGGATTTAGACAGTCTAAAGCAGAATGTCCTCAAATCATTTCAGGAAGAAATTAAAAAGTTACAGACGGAAAAAGAACAATTAACTGATGAGATTCAACAGTTAATCGAAGAGAAAGAGCATTTACAAGAGGTACGGCGGATTACTGAGCAACAAGTACTAATTCGTCAATTATCGGAAGCTTTAGCCAAGCACATCTGTTCTCAACTGCAATCATCACTAGCAAAAATCGCTAGCCAAACAGAGAGTCAAATCGCCGCCCTCAAGTCTGCCCAAATCATCGCACCCGCAGCAGAAAATAATGAGCAGGTGGAAAAAATGCTGGGGAGTTTAGATGATAACCTGACGATCGCCTTTAATTCTCTCCAACAAGAACTCAAAAACTACCAAAGTAATCTTTCTCAGCAGTTGTCTAGGATGTATAGTCAACAGCAGGAAGGAGAAACGATTGTAGAGGATTTAATCACTCGTCTACGCGGGGAACTGACTAAAGCCATCCAAGAAACATCACAAGTATCTGTCAAGTTATCCCCGCCAACAGTTTTACAACCTTCAGAACCACAACCTCCAACTCCGCAGACGGTGGTTATAAATTCGCCACCTACGGTTTTACAACTAGAGCAACAAGCGTCAACTCCCTTACAAACGCCTGCGCCTGTGGAGGAAGCTAGGGCTGTTAAGCAATCGATTATTATTACTCCTGAAAACTCTACACCCACACCCCAGGAAACTCCCCAAAAGCCGCAGTCGGTGATCCCCAAAGTCTCCCCAGAAAGTGAGACTAAATCACCACCATCTCCAGAAAAGCCACCGGAACCACTTTCTGTGATTAGTAGAGAACTAGCTGCGACTGCGCCTAAATCTTCACCCACTACAGAAAAACCACCAGAGTCTGTTTCTACAACCAAGACTCAACTTCCACCCACTACAGAAAAACCACCAGAGCCTGTTTCTACAACCAAGACTCAACTTCCACCCACTACAGAAAAGCCACCAGAGTCTGTTTCTACAACCAAGACTCAACTTCCACCCACTACAGAAAAACCACCAGAGCCTGTTTCTACATCTAAGACTAAATTCTCACCTAGTACAGAAAAGCCACCAGAGCCTGTTTCTGTCCTCAATCGAGATTCGTCTCAAACGAGAACTTCCTCTCCTCCACCTGTATCAGTAGTGAGAAGGGGATCAACAAGTTCCTCATCAAGATCACGTAGATCGTCAAATTTATCCCCTGTTCAGGTGGGTTTTTTGTTGGTTGTGTTATCTACGGTGTTGTCATCGTTATACAACATAGTACTTAAGGGGATGTTCTATAAAAGTTCTCAACTCTCCTCTGCCTTGGAGGTGGCAGGTTTAATCTCGCCGACGTTGGGAAATATTATGTTAATCCTCACTTTGCGGTTGATGGTGGTTGTACCACTGATGATACTGTTGGCTCCCATAATGTATCCGCAAGTGTGGCAAGATTTGCAAAACCTCAAGCAATCATTAGGTAATAATCAATCTGCAACTAATCCTAAGCCGCAAAGACTACTCCAGTTGGTGTTTGCTAGCGGCTGCTTTTTGTTTTTATCGCAGGTGCTGATTTATTTTGCCATTGGTCAAGTTGCTACAGGTGTGGCGATCGCTCTTTTCTTCGCCTATCCACTCATTAACGGCTTGCTGTCTTGGTTACTATTTCGCGATCGCCCTGGTGTGTTTCGCATAAGTGCGATCGGCGCTATTTTTTGCGGTGAGTTACTAGTTTTTTCTGGTGTAACCAACACTAGTATTGTTGGTAATCCTTTTGGTACACTCACCGCCATTCTCGCTGGTGCTGCTTTTGCTTGTTACCTCATCCTGACTCGTATCTGTGCTACTAAAGTACACCCTGTCTGTTTGTCTTTGATTAACTTTGTCACCATGTTGGGCTTGAGTTTTATCTTTTTGATGTTACCCCTGCCGGACAATTGGACTTTAATCATTAATCGTTCTAAATTACTAGAAATAGTGTTAAGTGCCTTTATTTTGGGTGTTTTAACGCTGTTGAGCTATGTATTCAGCCATATTGGTGTAAGTAAATTAGGTGGATTGCGATCAGCAATTATTAGTGCAGGTGTACCAATTTTGACAGTAATTTTTGCTGGTTTGGTACTTCAAGAAACTTTAAATATTGTGCAAGTATTTGGGGTTTTATTTGTAACGTTTGGTACAGCAGCTTTTAGCGTTGGCAAAATCCCAAATTCTAATAAACCATCCAGTGCCGAAAGCTGA
- the hetR gene encoding heterocyst differentiation master regulator HetR, protein MSNDIDLIKRLGPSAMDQIMLYLAFSAMRTSGHRHGAFLDAAATAAKCAIYMTYLEQGQNLRMTGHLHHLEPKRVKIIVEEVRQALMEGKLLKTLGSQEPRYLIQFPYVWLEKYPWMPGRSRIPGTSLTSEEKRQIEHKLPSNLPDAQLVSSFEFLELIEFLHKRSQEELPPEHRMELSEALAEHIKRRLLYSGTVTRIDSPWGMPFYALTRPFYAPADDQERTYIMVEDTARYFRMMKDWAEKRPNAMRALEELDVPPERWDEAMQELDEIIRTWADKYHQAGGIPMILQMVFGRKED, encoded by the coding sequence ATGAGCAATGACATCGATCTGATCAAGCGTCTTGGCCCCAGTGCAATGGATCAGATCATGCTATACCTGGCTTTTAGTGCCATGAGGACAAGTGGGCATAGGCATGGAGCATTTCTAGATGCAGCAGCAACGGCAGCTAAATGTGCAATTTACATGACTTATCTAGAGCAGGGGCAAAATCTCCGGATGACCGGACATCTGCACCATCTAGAGCCGAAACGAGTCAAAATCATCGTCGAGGAAGTCAGACAAGCCTTAATGGAGGGCAAACTGCTCAAGACATTAGGTTCTCAAGAACCGCGTTACTTGATTCAGTTTCCCTATGTCTGGTTAGAAAAGTATCCTTGGATGCCAGGGCGATCCCGGATTCCGGGTACGAGTCTAACGAGCGAAGAAAAAAGGCAAATTGAGCATAAGTTACCAAGTAATCTTCCTGATGCTCAGTTGGTTAGTTCCTTTGAGTTTTTGGAGTTAATTGAATTTCTCCATAAGCGATCGCAAGAAGAATTGCCACCAGAACACCGCATGGAGTTAAGCGAAGCTTTAGCAGAGCATATCAAGCGTCGTCTGCTCTACTCTGGCACGGTGACAAGAATAGATTCGCCTTGGGGAATGCCCTTTTATGCCTTGACTCGTCCCTTCTATGCCCCAGCTGACGACCAAGAGCGGACTTACATCATGGTAGAAGATACCGCTCGGTATTTCCGCATGATGAAAGATTGGGCAGAAAAACGACCAAATGCAATGCGTGCCTTGGAAGAATTAGATGTGCCGCCAGAACGCTGGGATGAAGCCATGCAGGAATTAGATGAAATCATCCGTACTTGGGCTGATAAATATCACCAAGCTGGTGGTATCCCGATGATTTTGCAAATGGTGTTCGGCAGAAAAGAAGATTAA
- a CDS encoding LL-diaminopimelate aminotransferase translates to MQFSQRLQPLQFNVFADMDKAKSLALAAGKELIDLSLGSSDLPAEAHVIEAIAKSVYDPSTHGYLLFNGTRDFRQAAASWYEQKFGIKVDPETEVLPLIGSQEGTAHLPLALLNPGDFALLLDPGYPSHAGGVYLASGQIYPMPLKAENDFLPVFADIPAAVVAQSRMMVLSYPHNPTSAIAPLSFFKEAVAFCQEHNIALVHDFPYVDLVFAESGNEDKSLTRSLAPSILQADPEKSVSIEFFTLSKSYNMGGFRIGYAIGNAQLIQALRQIKAAVDFNQYRGILNGAIAALTGPQAGVQAAVNTFRQRRDAFIDALNRIGWYVPMPKATMYIWAKLPSPWSQNSIQFCTQLVQQTGVAASPGAGFGKSGEGYVRFALVHEPHILETAVERISSFL, encoded by the coding sequence ATGCAGTTTTCACAGCGTTTACAACCCCTGCAATTTAATGTATTTGCGGACATGGACAAGGCTAAGTCCTTGGCTCTAGCAGCAGGGAAGGAGTTAATTGATTTATCACTGGGATCTTCTGATTTGCCAGCCGAAGCTCATGTAATTGAAGCGATCGCCAAATCTGTATATGATCCCAGTACTCACGGCTACTTGCTGTTTAATGGTACGCGAGATTTTCGGCAAGCGGCGGCTAGCTGGTACGAACAAAAATTTGGGATCAAAGTTGATCCCGAAACAGAAGTACTGCCTTTAATTGGTTCTCAGGAAGGCACGGCGCATTTACCGTTAGCTTTGCTCAATCCTGGGGATTTTGCTTTATTGCTTGATCCCGGCTACCCTTCTCATGCTGGAGGAGTCTACTTAGCTAGTGGACAAATCTACCCCATGCCGTTGAAGGCAGAAAACGATTTTTTACCTGTGTTTGCTGATATTCCTGCTGCTGTCGTGGCTCAGTCGCGGATGATGGTGTTAAGTTATCCTCATAATCCCACATCAGCGATCGCACCCCTATCGTTCTTCAAGGAAGCTGTCGCCTTCTGTCAAGAACATAATATTGCTTTGGTTCATGATTTTCCTTACGTGGATTTAGTATTTGCGGAAAGTGGAAATGAGGATAAAAGTCTTACCCGTTCCCTAGCCCCTTCCATCCTGCAAGCCGATCCAGAAAAGAGCGTTTCTATTGAATTTTTCACGCTTTCCAAGTCTTATAATATGGGCGGTTTTCGTATTGGTTATGCCATTGGCAATGCCCAATTAATTCAAGCACTACGGCAAATTAAAGCAGCCGTCGATTTTAACCAGTATCGCGGAATTTTAAATGGGGCGATCGCAGCTCTCACAGGCCCCCAAGCAGGCGTACAAGCTGCTGTCAATACCTTCCGTCAACGTCGTGATGCCTTTATTGATGCTCTAAACCGCATCGGCTGGTATGTTCCTATGCCTAAAGCCACCATGTACATTTGGGCAAAATTACCATCGCCTTGGAGTCAAAATTCCATACAATTCTGTACACAGTTAGTCCAACAAACAGGTGTAGCCGCTTCCCCTGGTGCTGGCTTTGGCAAATCTGGTGAAGGATACGTCCGCTTTGCCCTAGTACATGAGCCACATATATTAGAAACTGCCGTTGAGAGAATTAGCAGTTTTCTCTAA
- a CDS encoding thioredoxin family protein, which produces MSKGVITITDAEFESEVLKSEQPVLVYFWASWCGPCQLMAPLINIAANTYSDRLKVVKLEVDPNPVTVKQYQVEGVPALRLLKGSELLASTEGVISKDKLLNLLDTHLNNN; this is translated from the coding sequence ATGAGTAAGGGTGTAATCACCATAACTGATGCTGAGTTTGAAAGCGAAGTATTAAAATCCGAGCAGCCTGTATTAGTTTACTTCTGGGCTTCTTGGTGTGGGCCGTGCCAGTTGATGGCCCCACTGATTAATATAGCTGCTAATACCTACAGCGATCGCCTGAAAGTAGTTAAACTAGAAGTCGATCCCAACCCTGTAACAGTCAAACAATATCAAGTAGAAGGTGTACCAGCCCTCAGATTACTTAAAGGTAGCGAGTTATTAGCATCCACAGAAGGAGTAATTAGTAAAGATAAATTACTCAATCTGTTAGATACGCACTTAAATAATAATTAG
- a CDS encoding PspA/IM30 family protein: MGLFDRIKRVVSANLNDLVNKAEDPEKMLEQAILEMQEDLVQLRQGVAQAIAAQKRTEKQYTDAQNEINKWQRNAQLALQKGDENLARQALERKKTYNETSTALKTSLDQQSTQVETLKRNLIQLESKISEAKTKKEMLKARITTAKAQEQLEGMVRGMNTNSAMAAFERMEEKVLMQEARAQSAAELAGADLETQFAKLESSSDVDDELAALKASLAPATPPNQNLLPPEQEQQSTAPKSNEVVDSELETLRKQLDQL; encoded by the coding sequence ATGGGATTATTTGATCGGATTAAGCGAGTAGTTAGTGCTAACCTCAACGATTTAGTCAATAAAGCCGAAGATCCTGAAAAAATGCTCGAGCAAGCCATCCTGGAAATGCAGGAAGACTTGGTGCAATTACGTCAGGGTGTGGCTCAAGCGATCGCTGCCCAAAAGCGTACAGAAAAACAATATACTGATGCTCAAAATGAAATCAATAAGTGGCAACGTAACGCCCAATTAGCCTTACAAAAAGGTGATGAGAACCTAGCCAGACAAGCGCTTGAGCGGAAAAAAACCTATAATGAAACCAGCACAGCCTTAAAAACTAGCCTAGACCAACAAAGCACTCAAGTTGAAACCCTCAAACGTAACTTAATCCAGCTAGAAAGCAAAATTTCTGAAGCTAAAACCAAGAAAGAAATGCTCAAAGCGCGGATCACCACAGCCAAAGCCCAAGAACAACTCGAAGGTATGGTACGTGGTATGAATACTAACAGTGCTATGGCTGCCTTTGAGCGCATGGAAGAAAAAGTCCTGATGCAGGAAGCCCGCGCCCAATCAGCCGCAGAACTAGCCGGAGCAGATTTAGAAACCCAATTTGCCAAGTTGGAATCTAGCAGCGATGTGGATGATGAATTGGCAGCCCTAAAAGCTTCCTTGGCTCCCGCTACCCCACCCAATCAAAACCTACTACCCCCAGAACAAGAACAACAATCAACTGCACCCAAATCTAATGAAGTTGTTGACTCTGAGTTAGAAACCCTACGCAAGCAATTGGATCAGTTGTAG
- a CDS encoding PspA/IM30 family protein: MELIKRIQRVISANFNSAVASREDPEKILEKTVMEMQQHLLQLRQGVAQAIATQKRTERQAASAQSTAEEWYRRAQLALQQGNEPLAKEALTKRQAYVKAAETFSSQITEQVEIVTRLKQDMRTLELKLAEAKTKKDMYIARARSAEASYKLQEMLSGGSATSSLNAFERMEEKVLQVEAKSELINQLGSDDLQKQFDALEAGDDVDKQLAAMKAKTLRNTENSQQQQLPQGENS, from the coding sequence ATGGAATTGATTAAGCGTATCCAAAGGGTGATTAGCGCTAACTTCAATAGTGCGGTAGCCAGTAGAGAAGATCCAGAAAAGATTCTGGAAAAAACTGTTATGGAAATGCAGCAACATTTACTGCAATTGCGACAGGGGGTAGCGCAAGCGATCGCTACTCAAAAACGCACTGAACGCCAAGCCGCATCAGCCCAGTCAACCGCCGAAGAATGGTATCGTCGCGCTCAGTTAGCACTACAACAAGGTAACGAACCTCTAGCCAAGGAAGCCTTGACAAAACGACAAGCCTATGTAAAAGCAGCCGAAACTTTTTCTAGTCAAATTACCGAGCAAGTTGAGATAGTAACTAGGCTCAAACAGGATATGCGGACACTGGAGTTAAAACTTGCCGAGGCGAAGACTAAAAAAGATATGTATATCGCTCGCGCTCGTTCAGCAGAAGCATCCTATAAGTTGCAAGAAATGTTAAGTGGAGGTTCAGCTACTAGTAGTTTGAATGCTTTTGAACGTATGGAAGAAAAGGTTTTACAAGTAGAGGCAAAATCAGAACTCATTAATCAACTCGGTAGCGACGACTTGCAAAAACAATTTGATGCACTGGAAGCTGGTGATGATGTTGATAAGCAGCTAGCGGCAATGAAAGCCAAAACCTTGCGAAATACAGAAAATTCCCAGCAGCAACAACTACCCCAAGGTGAAAACTCTTAA
- a CDS encoding DUF721 domain-containing protein translates to MSFKSVNDILGVIEKQAKWQEQPFQQVCQFWAEVVGSAIAAQTQPLSIQRDVLRVATSSAAWAQNLTFSRQTLLLKLNQKLSTPLVDLRFATAGWQRQPQKEQPQATILANQHPSYLGDVNERRGAKVVNQDVNQVFDNWAKTRQRRSQNLPLCPQCECPTPPGELQRWGVCGFCSVKQLPKNI, encoded by the coding sequence ATGTCTTTTAAATCGGTTAATGATATTTTAGGTGTTATAGAAAAGCAGGCGAAATGGCAAGAACAACCATTTCAGCAAGTATGCCAATTTTGGGCAGAAGTTGTAGGTAGTGCCATTGCTGCCCAAACTCAGCCTTTATCGATTCAACGTGATGTTTTACGAGTGGCAACTTCTAGCGCTGCTTGGGCGCAAAACTTGACATTTAGCCGTCAAACATTACTACTCAAGTTAAATCAAAAACTATCTACGCCTTTGGTAGATTTGCGTTTTGCTACTGCTGGTTGGCAACGCCAACCACAAAAGGAACAACCACAGGCAACGATTTTAGCAAATCAGCATCCTAGTTATCTGGGTGACGTTAATGAACGGCGTGGGGCGAAAGTTGTTAACCAAGATGTAAATCAGGTGTTTGACAATTGGGCAAAGACAAGACAGAGGCGATCGCAAAATTTACCCCTTTGCCCTCAGTGTGAATGTCCCACACCACCCGGTGAACTCCAGCGTTGGGGGGTTTGTGGATTTTGTAGTGTTAAGCAATTGCCCAAAAATATTTAA
- the menB gene encoding 1,4-dihydroxy-2-naphthoyl-CoA synthase: protein MQIDWQPVKTYEDILYHKADGIAKITINRPHKRNAFRPKTVVELYDAFCDAREDTRIGVVLFTGAGPHIDGKYAFCAGGDQSVRGQAGYVDEAGIPRLNVLDLQRLIRSMPKVVIALVAGYAIGGGHVLHLICDLTIAADNAIFGQTGPKVGSFDGGFGASYLARIVGQKKAREIWFLCRQYDAQQALEMGLVNCVVPVDELEAEGIKWAGEILEKSPIAIRCLKAAFNADCDGQAGLQELAGNATLLYYMTEEGSEGKQAFLEKRPPNFRDFPWLP from the coding sequence ATGCAAATCGACTGGCAACCTGTTAAAACTTACGAAGACATCCTTTATCACAAAGCCGATGGGATAGCTAAAATCACCATCAACCGCCCACATAAACGCAATGCTTTTCGCCCGAAAACTGTTGTGGAATTGTATGATGCTTTCTGTGATGCCCGTGAGGATACACGCATCGGTGTAGTCCTATTTACTGGCGCTGGCCCACATATTGATGGTAAATATGCTTTCTGTGCTGGTGGCGATCAAAGTGTGCGGGGACAAGCTGGCTATGTAGATGAGGCAGGTATCCCTCGCTTAAATGTGCTGGATTTACAACGACTAATTCGTTCCATGCCCAAAGTCGTCATTGCTTTAGTGGCTGGATATGCGATCGGTGGTGGTCACGTCCTACACTTAATCTGTGACTTAACAATTGCGGCTGATAATGCTATTTTTGGGCAAACAGGCCCGAAAGTCGGCAGTTTTGATGGTGGTTTTGGCGCTAGCTATCTCGCCCGTATCGTTGGGCAGAAAAAAGCGCGAGAAATTTGGTTTCTCTGCCGTCAATATGATGCCCAACAAGCTTTAGAAATGGGTTTAGTAAATTGCGTTGTACCAGTGGACGAACTGGAAGCAGAAGGAATTAAATGGGCTGGAGAAATTTTAGAAAAAAGCCCTATTGCTATTCGCTGTCTCAAAGCTGCATTTAATGCTGATTGTGATGGACAAGCTGGTTTACAAGAACTAGCCGGTAATGCCACGCTACTTTATTACATGACAGAGGAAGGTTCTGAAGGTAAACAAGCTTTCTTAGAGAAACGCCCACCAAATTTTCGAGACTTTCCTTGGCTACCATAA
- a CDS encoding peptide ligase PGM1-related protein yields the protein MVTLNHTELESVDQFRSLQYTLRDRWKTIEQFDTGEADIVVIPSLSIDQREIQKIDGCEHYEERLLFALMRLRNPRTRLIYVTSIPLHPSIIDYYLQLLPGIPFSHARNRLLLLSTYDSSPKPLSQKILERPRLMERIKQALRLEKSFIICYNSTELEAELSLKLNVPLYAAAPELQIWGTKSGSRQIFAESGVPHPDGSKLVWTHQDLAVEANDLWERQPSLKRMVVKLNEGISGEGNALLDLQPIMDVAPPKATQAQRIAAISDRFSSLRFQAKQENWQNFSGRITELGAIVEAFVEGEIKRSPSVQGRITPTGEVEILSTHDQILGGPDGQIYLGCSFPADESYRLQLQQLGLQVGRKLAQKGALERFGVDFITVDQGNGQWDIQAIEINLRKGGTTHPFMTLKLLTNGRYELSTGLFYSQQGRPKYYIATDNLQKDRYRGLLPNDLMDIIARHRLHFDSCTETGTVFHLMGCLSQFGKLGLTSIGDSPQQAEDIYNKVVKVLDDETRVNSQNFPLFSDYTFPNAWDGYS from the coding sequence ATGGTAACGCTAAATCATACAGAATTAGAATCGGTTGATCAATTTCGCAGCCTACAATATACCCTGCGCGATCGCTGGAAAACTATTGAGCAGTTTGACACTGGTGAAGCAGATATTGTTGTTATCCCTTCCTTAAGTATTGACCAGCGCGAAATTCAAAAAATTGATGGTTGTGAGCATTATGAAGAAAGATTACTGTTTGCCTTGATGCGCTTACGGAATCCTCGGACTAGATTGATTTATGTAACATCAATTCCCCTACATCCCAGCATTATCGATTATTATCTACAACTGTTACCCGGTATTCCTTTCTCCCATGCGCGTAATCGCCTGCTACTACTTTCGACTTATGATTCTTCTCCTAAACCTCTAAGTCAAAAAATCTTAGAACGTCCCCGGTTAATGGAGAGAATTAAGCAAGCTTTAAGGTTAGAAAAATCATTTATAATTTGCTATAACTCCACAGAATTAGAAGCAGAATTATCACTGAAATTAAATGTCCCCTTATACGCGGCTGCACCAGAGTTACAAATATGGGGGACAAAAAGTGGTAGTCGGCAAATCTTTGCAGAAAGTGGTGTACCCCACCCTGATGGAAGTAAATTAGTTTGGACTCACCAAGATTTGGCTGTGGAGGCTAATGATTTGTGGGAACGCCAACCATCACTAAAACGGATGGTAGTGAAATTGAATGAAGGGATTTCTGGGGAAGGAAACGCATTATTAGATTTACAACCAATAATGGATGTTGCACCACCAAAAGCTACCCAAGCCCAAAGGATAGCAGCAATTAGCGATCGCTTCTCCTCGTTGCGTTTTCAAGCCAAACAAGAAAATTGGCAGAACTTTTCCGGTAGAATTACAGAACTAGGGGCGATTGTCGAAGCATTTGTCGAAGGAGAAATTAAGCGATCGCCTAGTGTGCAAGGACGCATCACACCTACAGGTGAAGTTGAAATCCTCTCGACTCACGATCAAATCCTTGGCGGCCCAGACGGACAGATATACTTAGGATGTAGCTTTCCCGCAGATGAAAGTTATCGCCTACAGTTACAACAATTAGGCTTACAAGTTGGGAGAAAGCTGGCACAAAAAGGAGCTTTGGAAAGATTTGGTGTAGACTTTATTACAGTTGACCAAGGTAATGGTCAGTGGGATATTCAAGCAATTGAAATTAACCTGCGCAAAGGCGGGACAACCCATCCCTTCATGACCTTAAAATTATTAACCAACGGTCGTTATGAGTTATCTACGGGGTTATTTTACAGTCAACAAGGTCGCCCCAAATACTACATCGCCACAGACAACCTCCAAAAAGACCGCTATCGGGGATTACTACCTAACGATTTAATGGATATCATCGCTCGTCACAGATTACACTTCGATAGTTGCACAGAAACAGGAACAGTGTTTCATTTGATGGGTTGTCTTTCCCAGTTTGGTAAATTGGGATTAACTAGCATTGGTGACTCACCCCAACAAGCCGAAGATATTTATAACAAGGTTGTCAAAGTTTTAGATGACGAAACCCGCGTCAATAGTCAAAATTTTCCTCTGTTCTCTGATTACACCTTCCCTAATGCTTGGGATGGGTATAGTTAA
- a CDS encoding phosphoribulokinase, whose amino-acid sequence MSRPIILGIVGDSAAGKTTLTRGIAQILGPENVTLICTDDYHCYDRKQRAEIGITALHPDCNHLDIMQQHLSLLRTGQPILKPVYSHKTGTFEPPQYIKPNKFVIIEGLLGYSTRAARECYDVKVYLAPPEDLRATWKVKRDTQKRGYTPEQVLAELEKREPDSEQFIRPQRQWSDIVVSFYPPCDDHDESNGHLNVRLVLRPTIPHPDFTPILNLTNGDSGSAIRLGLDRDMSKPVDVLEVDGHATLEQVNKLEHILCSDMPYLINVCDRESNPELGKIAGTTGETLQSYPLALTQLIITYHMLKATQIYQ is encoded by the coding sequence ATGAGCCGTCCAATAATTCTAGGTATTGTTGGCGATAGTGCTGCGGGTAAAACGACCCTAACTAGGGGAATTGCCCAAATACTAGGGCCGGAGAACGTCACACTCATCTGTACTGATGATTACCATTGCTATGACCGCAAGCAACGCGCAGAGATAGGAATTACAGCCCTCCACCCTGATTGTAACCATTTGGATATCATGCAGCAGCATCTATCGCTGCTACGTACAGGGCAACCAATCCTCAAACCTGTTTATAGTCACAAAACAGGAACTTTTGAGCCGCCCCAATATATCAAACCAAATAAATTTGTCATTATCGAAGGATTGCTTGGTTACTCTACCCGTGCAGCTCGTGAATGCTACGATGTAAAAGTTTACCTCGCCCCTCCAGAAGACCTCCGCGCTACTTGGAAAGTCAAACGCGACACACAAAAACGTGGCTATACCCCCGAACAAGTATTAGCAGAATTAGAAAAACGCGAACCAGATTCAGAACAGTTTATTCGCCCCCAGAGACAATGGTCTGATATCGTTGTCAGCTTTTATCCACCATGCGATGATCATGATGAAAGCAACGGACACCTCAATGTACGTTTAGTATTACGCCCCACTATTCCGCACCCAGACTTTACACCAATTCTTAATTTAACTAATGGTGATTCTGGTTCAGCAATTCGCCTGGGACTCGATAGGGATATGAGTAAACCAGTGGATGTATTAGAAGTTGATGGTCACGCCACTTTAGAGCAAGTAAATAAGTTAGAGCATATTCTTTGTTCTGATATGCCCTATTTAATCAATGTATGCGATCGCGAAAGTAATCCAGAATTAGGTAAAATCGCAGGTACAACAGGCGAAACCCTACAAAGTTATCCTCTCGCCCTAACTCAGTTAATCATCACCTACCATATGCTCAAAGCAACGCAAATCTATCAGTAA